The following are encoded in a window of Periplaneta americana isolate PAMFEO1 chromosome 13, P.americana_PAMFEO1_priV1, whole genome shotgun sequence genomic DNA:
- the LOC138712166 gene encoding uncharacterized protein isoform X2, with translation MAAISGNFLVKGFTMAVILMLTARTAESIICFQCNSVRDPGCSVLMDNSTHGIYYKECEPVLGEKKSFFCRTIVQTIKDRGNLVRVVRTCGWERHPRLDCYEFEDEDHQEIVCQCFDDGCNSRAPGELRPSLLAALLVLLTFCLTPFFLE, from the exons ATGGCAGCGATAAGTGGAAACTTCTTGGTCAAAGGGTTTACTATGGCAGTTATTCTGATGCTTACAGCCAGAACAg CGGAGAGCATCATCTGCTTCCAGTGCAATTCGGTGCGGGATCCCGGCTGTTCCGTCCTCATGGACAACAGCACCCACGGCATCTACTACAAGGAGTGTGAGCCCGTCCTAGGCGAGAAGAAGTCCTTTTTCTGCAGGACCATCGTTCAGACAA TCAAGGATCGCGGGAACCTGGTGAGGGTGGTGCGGACGTGCGGCTGGGAGCGACACCCGCGGCTGGACTGCTACGAGTTCGAGGATGAGGACCACCAGGAGATCGTGTGCCAGTGCTTCGACGACGGCTGCAACTCCAGGGCGCCCGGCGAGCTGCGACCGTCGCTGCTGGCAGCACTCCTCGTCTTGCTCACATTCTGCCTAACTCCGTTCTTCTTAGAATAA